GTTATATGGGTTATATAGTATTAGTCATCAAAATCATACTGAAACATAGGTGttaggatttctttcatatcactgTAATATTTCTACCCATTCTGTGTTCTGAACAGAGTGGCACTTTAaactttctttaaattttactttCCTTTCACCTGTTTTAAACTATTAACATCATCTATACCGTGACAATGAGAAATACTGTTACTCACATAAAACTGCTAAGCATCTGTTTTGTATCTTCTGATGTCCTAGAATTGGCAAAACTTATAAAAGAGCAGTATACAGCTGCCCAGGCACACCACTTCAACTGCAAAACAGAGAAATgataatataaatgtaacagTGAGTCACGGGTCAAAATGTCTGATATTTTCAGGTGTTGTCTTTGTGATGTCTTTGACAAAAATTGAGGTCTTCCAATATGCTTTAAAGGTGTGAGATGTGTTAGATATCACTGTAAAACAATAACTAAGTGGAGAAAATGCAacaatcatttatatttatgtgtctaaaattataaatatttgtgttttgtacGACTTGCTCTTGCAGATCATACTTGAAAGATGAATTCTGATAGTAGATATGCAGAGACCGTATTCGTTGTTCAGTGAAGCGAGAGCGTGTTTATTTGGTTTGTCACACACACGTATATGCACAATCCCATGAACCACATTCCCCCTACCCCACTGCACCCCAGCTGTGCCCAATTGCCAAGAATGACAACCAGACACAAGGAATCAGGGGATACACTTTGCAGAAAAatcagctacagtgtacataaaATAGGGTACCTtggttcaataataataatgaataaagaTAATGATCCAGGATCGAGTGGAAACAGTTAAAACTGATCTCAGATGCTTTTAGCGCCTCATTATTATTACAATATTCTATTTGTTATACTATAACACTAGTAGTGCATCCATTCTTGGCACGTATTAATAGTATTATGAAGGATAATCACTCTACCTTCATCATGAGCCCACACATGCTGAAGATCATGCCAAGGAGATTCATGTAATCAGGGGTAGGGTCTTCGAGTGGTCCTCCTGATGGCGCAGGCTTGTATCTGAAATAAGGGAGGCAATTCAGTCAACTGTGGGAGGTGCACTTCTCAGGatataatatttttgagtacgctAGTACACCTTAGAGAAAAtcaatgcatgtaaatatacaagAAATACTGAAGATGTCAAGATGAACTTTTTAATGGCCTTTCTCCAGAAAAATGCCATGTAGGGAATGAGGTATTTAAAATCACTGTGGGCAAGAAATGATCAATATGATTGTAACCGATACTGATTTTGGtccccaaaaagtgcattctCCTCAGAGAGGGATGGGTGCTTGAGAAAATGCCAGATATGAAACACTACAGTGGTTCTTGGTATCATTAGCATACAACAAGCAATTCATTACTCTACAAACATAATTTTCTACGAACTTAAGGCTGTGGAGACATATTTGACA
Above is a window of Liolophura sinensis isolate JHLJ2023 chromosome 7, CUHK_Ljap_v2, whole genome shotgun sequence DNA encoding:
- the LOC135471525 gene encoding PAT complex subunit Asterix-like, with protein sequence MSNVINNAGDPRRPNKVVRYKPAPSGGPLEDPTPDYMNLLGMIFSMCGLMMKLKWCAWAAVYCSFISFANSRTSEDTKQMLSSFMLSISAVVMSYLQNPQPMQPPW